From the Candidatus Peregrinibacteria bacterium genome, one window contains:
- a CDS encoding tyrosine-type recombinase/integrase, which yields MNTQKQKPLGELVSEFLVFLEIGKNRSPRTLENYRHYLNRFLSLVGDKKEPKEITQNTVQSFRIFMNRASPPLSLRTQNYHLCALRSFLKYLQRHDIECLSAEKVDLPKLPERTVDFLTAEETERFFCDMPRETLFEARNYAICETLYSTGLRVSELCSLNREHVDLKTRQFSVRGKGQKMRLVFLTSRSADALQDYLKKRTDNLSPLFLSYARKSKDDIVDGQRRRLTRGVVETVVRNAAFSAGIVKHVTPHTLRHSFATTLLQNGADIRAVQIMLGHSTIATTQIYTHLTDRNLHEIHEKFHH from the coding sequence ATGAACACACAAAAACAAAAACCACTTGGAGAACTGGTCTCAGAGTTTCTTGTTTTTCTCGAAATCGGAAAAAACAGAAGCCCACGAACACTCGAGAATTACCGACACTACTTGAATCGTTTTCTTTCGCTTGTGGGAGACAAAAAGGAGCCAAAAGAAATCACTCAAAATACAGTTCAGTCTTTTCGAATTTTTATGAACAGGGCGTCTCCACCGCTTTCTCTTCGCACACAAAACTACCATCTTTGTGCGCTCCGAAGTTTTTTAAAGTACCTTCAGCGACACGATATTGAATGTTTGTCCGCAGAAAAGGTCGATCTCCCCAAACTTCCCGAGAGAACGGTAGATTTTTTAACCGCCGAAGAAACCGAACGTTTCTTTTGTGATATGCCACGAGAAACGCTATTTGAGGCGAGAAATTACGCTATCTGTGAAACCCTTTATTCCACAGGACTTCGTGTTTCCGAATTGTGTTCGCTGAATCGTGAACACGTGGATTTAAAAACGCGTCAATTTTCCGTGAGAGGAAAGGGGCAAAAAATGCGACTCGTTTTTCTTACAAGCAGATCAGCTGATGCGCTTCAAGACTATCTCAAAAAGCGAACCGACAACCTCTCGCCATTGTTTCTTTCGTATGCAAGGAAGTCAAAAGACGACATTGTCGACGGGCAACGACGAAGGCTTACCCGTGGTGTAGTGGAGACCGTTGTTCGAAATGCGGCATTTTCGGCAGGAATTGTAAAACACGTTACACCACACACACTTCGCCACTCTTTCGCCACCACGCTTCTCCAAAACGGCGCAGATATTCGTGCGGTGCAAATAATGCTCGGACACAGTACCATTGCTACCACCCAAATTTATACACACCTCACAGACCGAAACCTGCACGAAATCCATGAGAAATTTCACCACTAA
- the murI gene encoding glutamate racemase yields the protein MIGIFDSGFGGLTTVRELRRILPQYDILFLGDSARTPYGSRSTSAVTRFTEEGVQRLFAEGAKIVLVACNTASADALRYLQSKYPHQKTLGVLIPAAEEALAQTRFGRIGVLATRGVVASKNYEKELNKLTSLLYHPADTRAEQIPKITSAPAPLLVPLVEEGWIKKPETRMILRKYLRPLKEANIDTLILGCTHYPLLLQEFQRKMGKQCVIINSGVAQARNFVNYLSRHREIEQTLSQNGVCRFLTTDDATRFRELGSRFLGETISSKQISHIELLPVFPQK from the coding sequence ATGATTGGTATTTTTGATTCCGGATTTGGTGGACTTACAACAGTGCGTGAATTGCGACGCATCCTCCCACAATACGATATTCTTTTTTTAGGAGACTCTGCACGAACGCCGTATGGCTCACGGAGCACAAGTGCTGTAACGCGCTTTACTGAAGAGGGGGTACAGCGCCTTTTTGCAGAAGGCGCAAAGATAGTGCTTGTGGCGTGTAATACGGCGAGTGCAGATGCGCTTCGATATTTGCAATCAAAGTATCCACACCAAAAAACTCTCGGCGTTCTTATTCCTGCGGCAGAAGAAGCCCTTGCTCAAACTCGTTTTGGACGTATTGGGGTGCTCGCCACAAGAGGCGTGGTGGCATCAAAAAATTATGAAAAAGAACTCAATAAGCTTACTTCACTCTTGTATCATCCTGCGGATACACGAGCAGAGCAAATTCCAAAAATTACTTCCGCCCCTGCCCCCCTTCTTGTACCGCTTGTGGAAGAAGGATGGATAAAAAAACCAGAAACGCGAATGATTCTTCGAAAGTATCTTCGCCCCCTTAAGGAGGCGAATATTGATACTCTCATTCTTGGGTGTACGCATTATCCACTCCTGCTTCAGGAGTTTCAAAGAAAAATGGGAAAACAATGTGTTATTATTAATTCTGGAGTGGCACAAGCAAGGAATTTTGTAAATTATCTTTCTCGACACAGGGAGATAGAGCAAACACTTTCTCAAAATGGTGTGTGTCGGTTTTTAACAACAGATGATGCAACGCGTTTTCGGGAGCTTGGGTCTCGTTTTCTTGGGGAAACCATTTCTTCAAAACAAATTTCGCACATTGAACTCCTTCCGGTTTTTCCACAAAAATGA
- a CDS encoding extracellular solute-binding protein, whose amino-acid sequence MRKLILIILAPLLVLFILFLLSLAACGCKCTEGSSCYPECICKENPDDPKCKGGASVEQKEIVFWNLFDDQSAFRGQIEEFESLPEIKAAGIHIRYKKFSSEKEYEKLLLNEMAEGGGPDIFTLHYSQILQNTQKFTPAPTSLINGEIFREKFSDVTSKILIHKNDSEEEEVLGIPLFVDTLGLYYNNKYFKEVFPTNPKPQETWGGIKEQAAQMTKTNGNRLERFDLSGIAMGRSDNIFRAVDILNLLFVQYGTPMVDEEKEKTGISASKGEKTNTEKAYDEPGEQAMLLFTGFANTQNKHYSWNNLITARQADAKEFGVFAHGLVGMIFGYATDYERIVALAEEYKKNKDSDAVDKKDIFTIEAPQLIPKGETKTGAGDALANFYPLLVSRNSAYPEYAWEFLLFLSEENRAREYAKNTQKPSAILSVNKEQWSDPLIGPFARQVPYSKTIPMVDKSSYHEMIEEGIKTTNKNSKSIKDVLNTMEKQFQCLLDKSLKKDSALDTECLLEK is encoded by the coding sequence ATGAGAAAACTCATCCTTATTATTTTGGCACCACTCCTTGTTCTCTTTATTTTATTTCTCCTCTCTCTTGCTGCATGTGGATGTAAATGCACGGAGGGGTCGAGTTGCTATCCCGAGTGTATTTGCAAAGAAAATCCAGATGATCCGAAATGCAAGGGGGGGGCATCTGTGGAGCAGAAAGAAATTGTTTTTTGGAATTTATTTGATGATCAAAGCGCTTTTCGTGGACAAATTGAGGAGTTTGAAAGTCTTCCCGAGATAAAAGCCGCGGGGATTCACATTCGCTACAAAAAGTTTTCGAGCGAAAAAGAATATGAAAAGCTTCTCCTGAATGAAATGGCAGAAGGAGGGGGTCCGGATATTTTTACCCTTCACTACAGCCAAATTCTCCAAAACACTCAGAAGTTTACCCCCGCCCCCACAAGCCTCATAAACGGAGAGATTTTTCGGGAAAAGTTTTCTGATGTCACGAGCAAAATCCTCATTCACAAAAATGACTCAGAGGAAGAAGAGGTTCTTGGTATTCCGCTTTTTGTTGATACACTTGGGCTATATTATAACAACAAATACTTTAAGGAGGTTTTTCCAACAAACCCCAAGCCACAAGAAACATGGGGGGGTATAAAAGAACAAGCGGCACAAATGACAAAAACAAACGGAAACCGCCTCGAACGCTTTGATCTCTCTGGAATTGCAATGGGGAGATCGGACAATATTTTTCGAGCGGTTGATATTCTTAATCTTCTCTTCGTTCAGTACGGAACCCCAATGGTTGATGAAGAAAAAGAAAAAACAGGAATCAGCGCATCAAAAGGCGAAAAGACAAATACTGAGAAGGCCTACGATGAACCAGGAGAACAGGCAATGCTCCTCTTCACAGGATTCGCTAACACCCAAAACAAACACTATTCTTGGAACAATCTCATCACTGCTCGACAAGCAGATGCCAAAGAGTTTGGCGTTTTTGCCCATGGACTCGTGGGAATGATTTTTGGATATGCCACGGATTATGAGCGCATTGTCGCTCTTGCCGAGGAGTACAAAAAGAATAAGGACAGCGATGCCGTGGATAAAAAAGATATTTTTACCATAGAGGCACCTCAACTTATTCCAAAAGGGGAAACAAAGACCGGAGCAGGAGATGCCCTTGCGAATTTTTATCCACTTCTCGTTTCTCGAAACAGTGCATATCCCGAATATGCTTGGGAATTTCTTCTTTTTCTTTCAGAGGAAAACCGTGCTCGCGAATACGCAAAAAATACCCAAAAACCATCAGCTATTCTTTCTGTAAATAAAGAGCAGTGGAGTGATCCGCTCATCGGTCCATTTGCTCGTCAAGTTCCCTATTCAAAAACCATTCCCATGGTTGATAAATCTTCCTACCATGAAATGATAGAGGAGGGGATAAAGACTACCAATAAAAACAGTAAATCCATAAAAGATGTCCTCAATACCATGGAAAAACAATTCCAATGTCTTCTCGACAAATCCCTAAAAAAAGACAGTGCTCTCGATACCGAGTGCCTCCTAGAGAAGTAG
- a CDS encoding threonine--tRNA ligase: protein MSEITIDERRHSAAHVLAAAVLSLFPEAKMGTGPVINHGFYYDFLLPRPLIPEDLPILEKKIREISGKKIPFERFDEPIDQAKAFLRKINQPFKAELVEKFEKVGVTSVSFYKNGEVFVDLCEGPHVEHTGQIGAVKLTHFSGAYWQGDSGREQMTRIYGLCFASPGDLKNHLMLLEESKKRDHRKIGQELDLFTFSELVGSGLPLFTPKGTFIRNKIADTIQEIQEKYGFEKVNIPHIAKKDLYEKSGHWQKFKDDLFHVSGKGDTQFVMKPMNCPHHAQIFSSRMRSYRDLPIRYSEVTACYRDELPGELLGLSRVRSLTQDDGHIFCRIAQIKEESKNIVSVIREFYGKLGMFEQGGYWVSLSVRDPKTPEKYLGEASSWDEAEKVLEEIAQEEKLDYKRIEGEAAFYGPKLDFQFRDAIGREWQLATVQVDFVQPERFSLEYTNEKGEKERPVMIHRAIAGSLERFMSVLIEHYAGSFPAWLAPIQVRVLPVSEAHDTYADQVVTVLREKRIRVEKSSATETLGKRIREGETSKIPFLFVVGDTEKEQETVTIRQHGKREQETVALHASVETVLNS from the coding sequence ATGTCAGAAATTACCATTGATGAGCGACGGCATTCTGCGGCGCATGTTCTTGCGGCAGCAGTACTCTCTCTCTTCCCTGAGGCAAAAATGGGAACCGGACCGGTCATTAATCACGGGTTTTACTATGATTTTCTTCTTCCTCGCCCGCTTATTCCCGAAGACCTTCCAATCCTCGAGAAAAAAATTCGAGAAATTTCTGGAAAAAAAATCCCATTTGAACGTTTTGATGAGCCAATTGATCAGGCAAAGGCCTTTCTCCGAAAAATAAACCAACCCTTTAAGGCAGAACTCGTAGAAAAGTTCGAAAAAGTAGGGGTGACATCTGTTTCATTTTACAAAAACGGAGAGGTGTTTGTTGATCTTTGTGAGGGTCCACACGTAGAGCACACTGGACAAATTGGAGCGGTTAAGCTCACCCATTTTTCTGGTGCCTATTGGCAGGGGGATTCCGGTCGTGAACAGATGACCCGTATTTACGGGCTTTGCTTTGCTTCTCCAGGGGATCTTAAAAATCATCTCATGCTCTTAGAAGAATCAAAAAAGCGAGATCATCGAAAGATCGGACAAGAGCTAGATCTGTTTACCTTTTCCGAACTTGTCGGATCGGGCTTACCACTCTTTACACCGAAAGGAACATTCATTCGTAATAAAATTGCCGATACTATTCAAGAAATTCAGGAAAAATATGGTTTCGAAAAAGTAAATATTCCCCATATTGCGAAAAAGGATCTTTATGAAAAGAGTGGACATTGGCAAAAATTTAAAGACGATTTATTTCATGTAAGTGGAAAAGGTGATACGCAATTTGTGATGAAACCTATGAACTGTCCGCATCATGCTCAGATTTTTTCGAGCAGAATGCGAAGCTATCGCGATCTTCCTATTCGATATTCCGAAGTTACCGCATGTTATCGTGATGAGCTTCCTGGGGAGCTCTTGGGGCTTTCCCGTGTCAGGAGTCTTACACAAGATGACGGGCATATTTTTTGTCGTATCGCCCAAATAAAAGAAGAATCAAAAAACATTGTTTCGGTGATTCGTGAATTCTACGGGAAGCTTGGTATGTTTGAGCAAGGAGGATATTGGGTGAGCCTTTCGGTTCGAGACCCAAAAACACCAGAAAAATATCTCGGGGAAGCAAGCTCTTGGGATGAGGCAGAAAAGGTGCTTGAGGAAATTGCTCAGGAAGAAAAACTCGATTATAAGCGAATAGAGGGGGAGGCGGCATTTTATGGTCCAAAACTCGATTTTCAGTTTCGAGATGCTATCGGTCGCGAGTGGCAACTTGCAACAGTTCAGGTGGATTTTGTTCAACCAGAACGTTTTTCACTTGAGTACACCAATGAAAAGGGAGAAAAAGAGCGCCCCGTTATGATTCATCGCGCTATTGCCGGCTCTCTTGAGCGTTTTATGAGTGTTCTTATCGAGCACTATGCAGGATCATTTCCGGCGTGGCTCGCACCAATTCAGGTACGAGTACTTCCGGTGTCAGAAGCACATGATACATACGCCGATCAGGTTGTTACTGTTCTTCGAGAAAAAAGAATTCGCGTGGAAAAATCTTCTGCTACAGAGACTCTGGGGAAACGTATTCGTGAAGGAGAAACCTCAAAAATCCCCTTCCTTTTTGTTGTGGGTGATACAGAGAAAGAGCAAGAGACCGTCACCATTCGTCAACACGGAAAAAGAGAGCAAGAGACGGTTGCTCTTCATGCTTCTGTGGAAACAGTGCTTAACTCATAA